In Hippoglossus stenolepis isolate QCI-W04-F060 chromosome 13, HSTE1.2, whole genome shotgun sequence, a single genomic region encodes these proteins:
- the ttll4 gene encoding tubulin polyglutamylase TTLL4 isoform X2, whose translation MPNELEAADCSSSPSTPPLCLALCEHQGATLGNDASSLDKTTLEIRSTREMTTGRCHSAKLPTKPSPTQNSCTIITDSNNQLHVSDGPPAGGPSATTSSKPQSFASLDVNKQPPESQYAAGSSLTSCIGHGPPEIRTSPNGLMPTVLSASVSATQEQPPTLPHVTPAVASPPAGTLVGSVTTQISAIHLTKQGQPVSMSSSSPSPSTSSPSPTEECVVGETHLSGAAECVMQVDGVEEELPDELENACSDDDDSDCSSITGSSSTASIGLLSSIEEPMSSDAEDVREERPALVPSLFPLIPSTLYFSTASEKVELLPAEQRRLLKWKMSTVTPNVVRHTIARSHFKVTKKSHDWLGCWGHHMKSPGFKALGEHQKLNHFPGTFQIGRKDRLWRNLSKMKARFGKQEFSFFPRTFILPQDIKQLRKAWEDGVSRQKWIIKPPASARGIGIQVIHKWSQMPRKRPLLVQKYLHKPYLISGNKFDLRIYVYVTSYDPLRIYIFTDGLVRFASCKYSSSMKTLSNKFMHLTNYSVNKKNSEYQTNSDDKACQGHKWALKALWQFLGSKGVNTTSIWEKIKDIVIKTIIASEPYVNSLLKMHVKTSYSCHELFGFDIMLDENLKPWILEVNISPSLHSNTALDVAIKGQMIRDLLNLAGFHVPQKDVGAPCSSASSSTSSLCGGSRERTKPDLSTDEKVKRAYYLTQRYADQDFLSTVLDVLTPEDVRVLTESEDELNRRGEFERVFPKPSSSRYLRFFESPRYLNILLDQWERKYWSNRTKGISLLQTLCQKGVHLGTTDPAHIWSKCSYISSIEPHRPDLVSPSRSRVVVSHHHRLHHDDNDDASDREVTCVSSLPVSPSPGSSVTSSACTSPQPSPTQSLLPHQFASL comes from the exons ATGCCAAACGAG CTTGAGGCTGCAGACTGTTCCTCTTCACCATCAACGCCTCCTCTATGCCTTGCTCTTTGTGAACATCAGGGGGCAACATTGGGAAACGATGCCTCCAGCCTTGATAAAACAACATTGGAAATAAGAAGCACAAGAGAAATGACGACAGGAAGATGCCATTCTGCAAAACTGCCAACAAAACCCAGTCCGACACAAAACAGTTGCACAATAATAACTGACTCAAACAATCAATTGCATGTAAGCGATGgtcctcctgcaggaggaccatcagcaacaacaagcagtaAGCCCCAATCTTTTGCATCACTAGACGTAAATAAACAGCCCCCAGAAAGCCAATATGCAGCAGGAAGCTCCCTGACCTCATGCATAGGACACGGCCCTCCTGAGATCAGAACCTCTCCAAACGGCCTCATGCCAACTGTGCTCAGTGCCAGTGTCAGTGCCACGCAGGAGCAGCCGCCCACGCTGCCGCACGTCACCCCAG CTGTGGCCTCCCCTCCTGCAGGAACCTTGGTTGGTTCTGTGACCACTCAGATCTCAGCGATCCATCTAACGAAGCAGGGACAGCCTGTCTCCATgtcatcttcctctccctccccttctaCCTCCTCGCCCTCGCCAACAGAGGAGTGTGTAGTAGGAGAAACTCACCTATCAGG AGCGGCGGAGTGTGTTATGCAGGTGGATGGAGTTGAGGAGGAGCTGCCTGATGAGCTGGAAAATGCCTGTAGTGACGACG ATGATTCAGACTGTTCGTCCATCACTGGCTCTTCTTCTACGGCATCCATTGGCCTCCTTTCTAG taTCGAGGAGCCAATGTCATCGGACGCGGAGGATGTTCGAGAAGAGCGACCAGCGCTGGTTCCCAGTCTGTTCCCCCTCATCCCTTCAACACTTTACTTCAGCACCGCCAGTGAGAAAG TGGAACTGCTGCCTGCGGAACAAAGACGACTGTTAAAATGGAAGATGAGCACCGTCACTCCGAATGTGGTCAGACATACCATCGCCAGGTCGCACTTCAAAGTCACAAAGA AAAGCCATGACTGGCTGGGCTGCTGGGGACACCACATGAAGTCTCCTGGTTTCAAGGCCCTTGGAGAACACCAGAAG TTGAACCACTTCCCAGGAACCTTTCAGATTGGCAGGAAGGACCGACTGTGGAGGAACCTCTCCAAGATGAAGGCTCGATTTGGGAAACAGGAGTTCAGCTTTTTCCCCCGCACCTTCATTCTTCCTCAGGACATCAAACAGCTCCGCAAGGCCTGGGAGGATGGAGTCTCCCGGCAGAAATGGATCATCAAACCT CCTGCATCAGCCAGAGGAATAGGTATCCAGGTCATCCACAAATGGAGCCAGATGCCACGTAAGAGACCACTACTAGTTCAGAA ataCCTTCACAAGCCCTACCTCATCAGTGGCAACAAGTTTGACCTGAGGATCTACGTCTACGTGACATCCTACGACCCGCTCAGGATTTACATCTTCACCGACGGGCTGGTTCGATTCGCCAGCTGCAA GTATTCGTCTTCCATGAAGACTCTGAGTAACAAGTTCATGCACCTGACCAACTACAGTGTCAACAAGAAAAACTCTGAATACCAGACGAACAGCGATGACAAGGCCTGCCAGGGACACAAATG ggctTTGAAGGCCTTGTGGCAGTTTCTCGGCTCTAAGGGAGTCAACACCACTTCGATTTGGGAGAAGATTAAAGACATCGTGATCAAAACCATCATCGC GTCAGAACCGTACGTCAACAGCCTGCTGAAGATGCACGTTAAGACGTCGTACAGCTGCCACGAGCTGTTTGGCTTCGACATCATGCTGGACGAGAACCTCAAACCCTGGATCCTTGAAGTTAACATATCACCCAG CCTCCACTCCAACACAGCACTGGATGTTGCCATCAAAGGTCAGATGATCAGAGATCTCCTGAACCTGGCCGGCTTTCATGTTCCACAAAAAGATGTGGGTGCTCCCTGCAGCTCCGCCTCTAGCTCCACCAGCAG TCTGTGTGGAGGGTCGAGGGAGAGGACCAAACCAGACCTGTCCACTGATGAGAAGGTTAAACGGGCATATTACCTCACACAGCGCTACGCCGACCAG GACTTCCTCTCCACGGTGTTGGATGTCTTGACTCCAGAGGACGTTCGCGTGCTGACAGAGAGTGAAGACGAGCTGAACCGCCGGGGAGAGTTCGAGCGAGTTTTCCCAAAACCGTCATCGTCCCGCTACCTCCGCTTCTTCGAGTCTCCGAGATACCTCAACATCCTGCTGGATCAGTGGGAACGGAAATACTGGAGCAACAGGACAAAAG GGATCAGTCTGCTGCAGACTCTCTGTCAGAAAGGAGTCCATCTGGGAACCACCGACCCTGCTCATATA TGGTCCAAGTGTAGCTACATCTCCAGCATTGAACCTCACAGACCAGACCTCGTCAGCCCATCCAGATCCAG GGTTGTGGTGAGCCATCATCACCGCTTACATCATGATGACAATGATGACGCTTCGGACAGGGAAGTCACTTGCGTCTCCAGTCTTCCTGTTTCGCCCAGTCCTGGATCCAGTGTCACCAGCAGTGCCTGCACGAGCCCTCAGCCCAGTCCCACCCAGAGCCTGCTGCCACACCAGTTCGCCTCGCTCTGA
- the prkag3b gene encoding 5'-AMP-activated protein kinase subunit gamma-3b, with the protein MPLFLPVGLVPQRQTACSSSPAMEPLPEVPLFQMYEDEEEDVSALKSRGGCTYTGAPPADTDPDTFIYMNFMKSHCCYDAIPTSSKLVIFDTTLQVKKAFFALVANGVRAAPLWDDKLKCFVGMLTITDFINILHRYYKSPLVQIYELEEHKIETWRETYLQYSINRLISITPESSLFDAIYSLLKNRIHRLPVIDPASGNVLHILTHKRILKFLHIFGSMIPKPRFLQKQISEVAIGTFKEIATVQESASVYDALTIFVERRVSALPVVNEQGKVVALYSRFDVINLAAQKNYNNLNMTMREAVASRACCMEGVLKCYPYETLETIIDRIAKAEVHRLVLVDSDDVVRGIVSLSDLLQSLVLTPADINSLRVRPFDPEENQVETICVKPENKEAQEDGDREVTGFSPSLEEEHWKEK; encoded by the exons atgcccTTGTTTTTACCTGTCGGTCTGGTTCCACAGAGGCAGACGGCCTGTTCCTCTTCCCCAGCCATGGAGCCTCTTCCTGAG GTTCCGTTATTTCAGATGtacgaggatgaggaggaagatgtttcCGCACTGAAGAGCAGAG GTGGCTGTACGTATACTGGGGCgccccctgcagacacagaccCTGACACATTCATATACATGAACTTCATGAAGAGTCACTGCTGCTACGACGCCATCCCTACCAGCTCCAAACTGGTTATCTTTGACACAACGCTACAG GTGAAGAAGGCTTTCTTTGCTCTGGTGGCTAATGGTGTGAGGGCAGCGCCTCTGTGGGACGACAAGCTTAAGTGTTTTGTGG gGATGCTGACCATCACCGACTTCATCAACATTCTTCATCGATACTACAAGTCTCCTCTG gttCAGATCTATGAGCTGGAGGAACACAAGATAGAGACATGGAGAG AGACCTATCTGCAGTACTCCATTAACAGACTGATCAGCATTACTCCTGAATCAAG TCTGTTCGATGCCATCTACTCTTTGTTGAAGAATAGGATCCACCGCCTGCCGGTCATCGACCCGGCATCAGGAAACGTCCTTCACATCCTCACTCACAAACGCATCCTCAAGTTCCTCCACATCTTT GGATCCATGATTCCCAAACCCAGGTTTCTTCAGAAGCAGATCAGTGAAGTGGCAATTGGAACTTTCAAAGAAATTGCGACGGTGCAGGAATCGGCCTCCGTGTACGATGCCCTGACGATTTTCGTAGAGAGACGAGTGTCGGCTCTGCCTGTTGTCAATGAGCAAG GTAAAGTGGTGGCGCTGTACTCCAGGTTTGACGTCATT AATCTCGCAGCCcagaaaaactacaacaacctgAACATGACGATGCGGGAGGCTGTCGCCTCCAGAGCCTGCTGCATGGAGGGAGTCCTCAAGTGTTACCCTTATGAAACACTGGAGACCATCATCGACCGCATTGCAAAGGCCGag gtgCATCGTTTAGTGTTGGTCGACAGTGACGATGTGGTGAGAGGGATTGTTTCTTTATCGGACCTCCTACAATCCCTGGTCCTCACTCCTGCAG ATATTAACAGTCTGAGAGTTCGTCCCTTTGACCCTGAAGAAAACCAGGTAGAGACGATTTGTGTAAAACCAGAGAACAAGGAGGCGCAGGAGGATGGTGACAGAGAAGTCACTGGTTTCAGTCCGAGTCTAGAGGAAGAACATTGGAAGGAAAAGTGA
- the ttll4 gene encoding tubulin polyglutamylase TTLL4 isoform X3: protein MTVIIEEPMSSDAEDVREERPALVPSLFPLIPSTLYFSTASEKVELLPAEQRRLLKWKMSTVTPNVVRHTIARSHFKVTKKSHDWLGCWGHHMKSPGFKALGEHQKLNHFPGTFQIGRKDRLWRNLSKMKARFGKQEFSFFPRTFILPQDIKQLRKAWEDGVSRQKWIIKPPASARGIGIQVIHKWSQMPRKRPLLVQKYLHKPYLISGNKFDLRIYVYVTSYDPLRIYIFTDGLVRFASCKYSSSMKTLSNKFMHLTNYSVNKKNSEYQTNSDDKACQGHKWALKALWQFLGSKGVNTTSIWEKIKDIVIKTIIASEPYVNSLLKMHVKTSYSCHELFGFDIMLDENLKPWILEVNISPSLHSNTALDVAIKGQMIRDLLNLAGFHVPQKDVGAPCSSASSSTSSLCGGSRERTKPDLSTDEKVKRAYYLTQRYADQDFLSTVLDVLTPEDVRVLTESEDELNRRGEFERVFPKPSSSRYLRFFESPRYLNILLDQWERKYWSNRTKGISLLQTLCQKGVHLGTTDPAHIWSKCSYISSIEPHRPDLVSPSRSRVVVSHHHRLHHDDNDDASDREVTCVSSLPVSPSPGSSVTSSACTSPQPSPTQSLLPHQFASL from the exons atGACTGTCAT taTCGAGGAGCCAATGTCATCGGACGCGGAGGATGTTCGAGAAGAGCGACCAGCGCTGGTTCCCAGTCTGTTCCCCCTCATCCCTTCAACACTTTACTTCAGCACCGCCAGTGAGAAAG TGGAACTGCTGCCTGCGGAACAAAGACGACTGTTAAAATGGAAGATGAGCACCGTCACTCCGAATGTGGTCAGACATACCATCGCCAGGTCGCACTTCAAAGTCACAAAGA AAAGCCATGACTGGCTGGGCTGCTGGGGACACCACATGAAGTCTCCTGGTTTCAAGGCCCTTGGAGAACACCAGAAG TTGAACCACTTCCCAGGAACCTTTCAGATTGGCAGGAAGGACCGACTGTGGAGGAACCTCTCCAAGATGAAGGCTCGATTTGGGAAACAGGAGTTCAGCTTTTTCCCCCGCACCTTCATTCTTCCTCAGGACATCAAACAGCTCCGCAAGGCCTGGGAGGATGGAGTCTCCCGGCAGAAATGGATCATCAAACCT CCTGCATCAGCCAGAGGAATAGGTATCCAGGTCATCCACAAATGGAGCCAGATGCCACGTAAGAGACCACTACTAGTTCAGAA ataCCTTCACAAGCCCTACCTCATCAGTGGCAACAAGTTTGACCTGAGGATCTACGTCTACGTGACATCCTACGACCCGCTCAGGATTTACATCTTCACCGACGGGCTGGTTCGATTCGCCAGCTGCAA GTATTCGTCTTCCATGAAGACTCTGAGTAACAAGTTCATGCACCTGACCAACTACAGTGTCAACAAGAAAAACTCTGAATACCAGACGAACAGCGATGACAAGGCCTGCCAGGGACACAAATG ggctTTGAAGGCCTTGTGGCAGTTTCTCGGCTCTAAGGGAGTCAACACCACTTCGATTTGGGAGAAGATTAAAGACATCGTGATCAAAACCATCATCGC GTCAGAACCGTACGTCAACAGCCTGCTGAAGATGCACGTTAAGACGTCGTACAGCTGCCACGAGCTGTTTGGCTTCGACATCATGCTGGACGAGAACCTCAAACCCTGGATCCTTGAAGTTAACATATCACCCAG CCTCCACTCCAACACAGCACTGGATGTTGCCATCAAAGGTCAGATGATCAGAGATCTCCTGAACCTGGCCGGCTTTCATGTTCCACAAAAAGATGTGGGTGCTCCCTGCAGCTCCGCCTCTAGCTCCACCAGCAG TCTGTGTGGAGGGTCGAGGGAGAGGACCAAACCAGACCTGTCCACTGATGAGAAGGTTAAACGGGCATATTACCTCACACAGCGCTACGCCGACCAG GACTTCCTCTCCACGGTGTTGGATGTCTTGACTCCAGAGGACGTTCGCGTGCTGACAGAGAGTGAAGACGAGCTGAACCGCCGGGGAGAGTTCGAGCGAGTTTTCCCAAAACCGTCATCGTCCCGCTACCTCCGCTTCTTCGAGTCTCCGAGATACCTCAACATCCTGCTGGATCAGTGGGAACGGAAATACTGGAGCAACAGGACAAAAG GGATCAGTCTGCTGCAGACTCTCTGTCAGAAAGGAGTCCATCTGGGAACCACCGACCCTGCTCATATA TGGTCCAAGTGTAGCTACATCTCCAGCATTGAACCTCACAGACCAGACCTCGTCAGCCCATCCAGATCCAG GGTTGTGGTGAGCCATCATCACCGCTTACATCATGATGACAATGATGACGCTTCGGACAGGGAAGTCACTTGCGTCTCCAGTCTTCCTGTTTCGCCCAGTCCTGGATCCAGTGTCACCAGCAGTGCCTGCACGAGCCCTCAGCCCAGTCCCACCCAGAGCCTGCTGCCACACCAGTTCGCCTCGCTCTGA
- the ttll4 gene encoding tubulin polyglutamylase TTLL4 isoform X1 translates to MPTNQSSPWGGGKIRSCSNADSSTTTAVVSTHAKTVVATKVPFGQTSLELFRRKDQAKPSFSHVASSASPLRQTTVAPSENGDRYKTNTQSQFTAVPHGSPTLPQLRNGIQIPSQVLAAGQKQVGSSLTGTNASSSIYKQEWQVGFNGQLSGAIQKCTSLQTSPHENGVSMSQHQAASSDAPLGSEPLLSVCHQDLFIKGKSILQTNKSMLEAADCSSSPSTPPLCLALCEHQGATLGNDASSLDKTTLEIRSTREMTTGRCHSAKLPTKPSPTQNSCTIITDSNNQLHVSDGPPAGGPSATTSSKPQSFASLDVNKQPPESQYAAGSSLTSCIGHGPPEIRTSPNGLMPTVLSASVSATQEQPPTLPHVTPAVASPPAGTLVGSVTTQISAIHLTKQGQPVSMSSSSPSPSTSSPSPTEECVVGETHLSGAAECVMQVDGVEEELPDELENACSDDDDSDCSSITGSSSTASIGLLSSIEEPMSSDAEDVREERPALVPSLFPLIPSTLYFSTASEKVELLPAEQRRLLKWKMSTVTPNVVRHTIARSHFKVTKKSHDWLGCWGHHMKSPGFKALGEHQKLNHFPGTFQIGRKDRLWRNLSKMKARFGKQEFSFFPRTFILPQDIKQLRKAWEDGVSRQKWIIKPPASARGIGIQVIHKWSQMPRKRPLLVQKYLHKPYLISGNKFDLRIYVYVTSYDPLRIYIFTDGLVRFASCKYSSSMKTLSNKFMHLTNYSVNKKNSEYQTNSDDKACQGHKWALKALWQFLGSKGVNTTSIWEKIKDIVIKTIIASEPYVNSLLKMHVKTSYSCHELFGFDIMLDENLKPWILEVNISPSLHSNTALDVAIKGQMIRDLLNLAGFHVPQKDVGAPCSSASSSTSSLCGGSRERTKPDLSTDEKVKRAYYLTQRYADQDFLSTVLDVLTPEDVRVLTESEDELNRRGEFERVFPKPSSSRYLRFFESPRYLNILLDQWERKYWSNRTKGISLLQTLCQKGVHLGTTDPAHIWSKCSYISSIEPHRPDLVSPSRSRVVVSHHHRLHHDDNDDASDREVTCVSSLPVSPSPGSSVTSSACTSPQPSPTQSLLPHQFASL, encoded by the exons ATGCCCACCAATCAGTCCTCCCCCTGGGGTGGGGGAAAGATACGATCTTGCTCTAATGCAGACAGTTCCACCACTACAGCCGTTGTCAGTACACATGCCAAGACAGTTGTGGCCACTAAGGTGCCTTTTGGTCAGACCTCTCTAGAGCTCTTCAGACGAAAAGACCAAGCCAAACCTTCATTTTCTCATGTTGCCTCTTCTGCATCCCCTCTGAGACAGACAACAGTTGCCCCCTCTGAGAACGGGGACAGATATAAAACCAACACCCAGAGCCAATTCACCGCTGTGCCACATGGGTCTCCAACCCTGCCACAACTACGTAATGGGATACAGATTCCAAGCCAGGTACTGGCAGCAGGACAGAAGCAGGTTGGCAGTAGCCTCACAGGGACCAatgcttcctcctccatctATAAGCAAGAATGGCAGGTTGGATTTAACGGTCAGCTGTCGGGTGCTATACAGAAATGTACATCGCTCCAAACCTCTCCGCATGAAAATGGCGTATCGATGAGCCAACATCAGGCTGCATCCAGTGATGCACCGCTGGGATCTGAGCCACTTTTGTCTGTTTGCCATCAAGACCTGTTCATAAAAGGAAAGTccatcctgcaaacaaacaagtcCATG CTTGAGGCTGCAGACTGTTCCTCTTCACCATCAACGCCTCCTCTATGCCTTGCTCTTTGTGAACATCAGGGGGCAACATTGGGAAACGATGCCTCCAGCCTTGATAAAACAACATTGGAAATAAGAAGCACAAGAGAAATGACGACAGGAAGATGCCATTCTGCAAAACTGCCAACAAAACCCAGTCCGACACAAAACAGTTGCACAATAATAACTGACTCAAACAATCAATTGCATGTAAGCGATGgtcctcctgcaggaggaccatcagcaacaacaagcagtaAGCCCCAATCTTTTGCATCACTAGACGTAAATAAACAGCCCCCAGAAAGCCAATATGCAGCAGGAAGCTCCCTGACCTCATGCATAGGACACGGCCCTCCTGAGATCAGAACCTCTCCAAACGGCCTCATGCCAACTGTGCTCAGTGCCAGTGTCAGTGCCACGCAGGAGCAGCCGCCCACGCTGCCGCACGTCACCCCAG CTGTGGCCTCCCCTCCTGCAGGAACCTTGGTTGGTTCTGTGACCACTCAGATCTCAGCGATCCATCTAACGAAGCAGGGACAGCCTGTCTCCATgtcatcttcctctccctccccttctaCCTCCTCGCCCTCGCCAACAGAGGAGTGTGTAGTAGGAGAAACTCACCTATCAGG AGCGGCGGAGTGTGTTATGCAGGTGGATGGAGTTGAGGAGGAGCTGCCTGATGAGCTGGAAAATGCCTGTAGTGACGACG ATGATTCAGACTGTTCGTCCATCACTGGCTCTTCTTCTACGGCATCCATTGGCCTCCTTTCTAG taTCGAGGAGCCAATGTCATCGGACGCGGAGGATGTTCGAGAAGAGCGACCAGCGCTGGTTCCCAGTCTGTTCCCCCTCATCCCTTCAACACTTTACTTCAGCACCGCCAGTGAGAAAG TGGAACTGCTGCCTGCGGAACAAAGACGACTGTTAAAATGGAAGATGAGCACCGTCACTCCGAATGTGGTCAGACATACCATCGCCAGGTCGCACTTCAAAGTCACAAAGA AAAGCCATGACTGGCTGGGCTGCTGGGGACACCACATGAAGTCTCCTGGTTTCAAGGCCCTTGGAGAACACCAGAAG TTGAACCACTTCCCAGGAACCTTTCAGATTGGCAGGAAGGACCGACTGTGGAGGAACCTCTCCAAGATGAAGGCTCGATTTGGGAAACAGGAGTTCAGCTTTTTCCCCCGCACCTTCATTCTTCCTCAGGACATCAAACAGCTCCGCAAGGCCTGGGAGGATGGAGTCTCCCGGCAGAAATGGATCATCAAACCT CCTGCATCAGCCAGAGGAATAGGTATCCAGGTCATCCACAAATGGAGCCAGATGCCACGTAAGAGACCACTACTAGTTCAGAA ataCCTTCACAAGCCCTACCTCATCAGTGGCAACAAGTTTGACCTGAGGATCTACGTCTACGTGACATCCTACGACCCGCTCAGGATTTACATCTTCACCGACGGGCTGGTTCGATTCGCCAGCTGCAA GTATTCGTCTTCCATGAAGACTCTGAGTAACAAGTTCATGCACCTGACCAACTACAGTGTCAACAAGAAAAACTCTGAATACCAGACGAACAGCGATGACAAGGCCTGCCAGGGACACAAATG ggctTTGAAGGCCTTGTGGCAGTTTCTCGGCTCTAAGGGAGTCAACACCACTTCGATTTGGGAGAAGATTAAAGACATCGTGATCAAAACCATCATCGC GTCAGAACCGTACGTCAACAGCCTGCTGAAGATGCACGTTAAGACGTCGTACAGCTGCCACGAGCTGTTTGGCTTCGACATCATGCTGGACGAGAACCTCAAACCCTGGATCCTTGAAGTTAACATATCACCCAG CCTCCACTCCAACACAGCACTGGATGTTGCCATCAAAGGTCAGATGATCAGAGATCTCCTGAACCTGGCCGGCTTTCATGTTCCACAAAAAGATGTGGGTGCTCCCTGCAGCTCCGCCTCTAGCTCCACCAGCAG TCTGTGTGGAGGGTCGAGGGAGAGGACCAAACCAGACCTGTCCACTGATGAGAAGGTTAAACGGGCATATTACCTCACACAGCGCTACGCCGACCAG GACTTCCTCTCCACGGTGTTGGATGTCTTGACTCCAGAGGACGTTCGCGTGCTGACAGAGAGTGAAGACGAGCTGAACCGCCGGGGAGAGTTCGAGCGAGTTTTCCCAAAACCGTCATCGTCCCGCTACCTCCGCTTCTTCGAGTCTCCGAGATACCTCAACATCCTGCTGGATCAGTGGGAACGGAAATACTGGAGCAACAGGACAAAAG GGATCAGTCTGCTGCAGACTCTCTGTCAGAAAGGAGTCCATCTGGGAACCACCGACCCTGCTCATATA TGGTCCAAGTGTAGCTACATCTCCAGCATTGAACCTCACAGACCAGACCTCGTCAGCCCATCCAGATCCAG GGTTGTGGTGAGCCATCATCACCGCTTACATCATGATGACAATGATGACGCTTCGGACAGGGAAGTCACTTGCGTCTCCAGTCTTCCTGTTTCGCCCAGTCCTGGATCCAGTGTCACCAGCAGTGCCTGCACGAGCCCTCAGCCCAGTCCCACCCAGAGCCTGCTGCCACACCAGTTCGCCTCGCTCTGA